Proteins encoded by one window of Plectropomus leopardus isolate mb unplaced genomic scaffold, YSFRI_Pleo_2.0 unplaced_scaffold12293, whole genome shotgun sequence:
- the LOC121963730 gene encoding chondroadherin-like protein: MFSQLCPDTLWVLLLSLLFIPAAQTAKCPQECICDQIQLTVTCVNKNLTQVPPTVDEITVKLDLRGNDIQELPTGAFKHTPYLTHLSMQRCNIRRVKEGAFRGLGRLVFLNLANNNIEILYQESFDGLSSLKQLMIDRNRVEEIQPGAFSQLGFLNLLSLTHNQLVYIPNMAFQGLQNIKWLRLSHNSLNYLDTEAFAGLFTLTRLSLDHNELQFFPTETMTRLPEVTRLDMSYNPMTYLGEEVVSMAKLTHLFLDHMSLQDMANTAVSKCPNLVHLDISNNQLRVIQPFSEGSPNLARLNLAGNPIYCNCYLRPLREWSIRNKVKLIGTCGGPAHLSGENLEAVQPPELRCQSQEAMLKAEFEEATRITRPTQEPENKVKCPANCVCE; this comes from the exons ATGTTCTCCCAGCTCTGTCCTGACACCCTCTGGGTCCTGCTGCTCAgcctcctcttcatccctgcagcacagacagcaaAATGCCCACAGGAGTGCATCTGTGACCAGATTCAGCTCACTGTGACCTGCGTCAACAAGAACCTGACCCAAGTTCCTCCTACTGTTGACGAG ATCACGGTGAAATTAGATCTTCGAGGCAACGACATCCAGGAACTTCCCACCGGGGCTTTCAAACACACTCCCTACCTGACTCACCTGTCGATGCAGCGCTGTAACATCCGCAGGGTGAAGGAAGGGGCTTTCCGCGGCCTCGGTCGCCTGGTCTTCCTCAATCTGGCCAACAACAATATTGAAATCCTCTACCAG GAGTCCTTTGACGGCCTGTCCTCCCTGAAACAACTCATGATCGACCGAAATCGTGTGGAAGAGATCCAGCCCGGAGCTTTCTCTCAGCTCGGCTTCCTCAACCTGCTATCGCTTACACACAACCAGCTGGTCTACATCCCCAACATGGCCTTCCAG GGTTTGCAGAACATCAAATGGCTTCGTCTTAGTCACAACTCTCTAAACTACCTGGACACTGAAGCCTTCGCTGGTCTGTTCACGCTCACCCGTCTCAGTCTGGACCACAATGAACTGCAGTTCTTCCCCACTGAGACCATGACCAG ACTCCCAGAGGTGACCCGTCTTGATATGAGCTACAACCCGATGACTTACCTCGGCGAGGAGGTGGTGTCCATGGCCAAACTGACCCATCTCTTCCTGGACCACATGTCCCTGCAGGACATGGCCAACACAGCTGTATCAAAATGCCCCAACCTCGTCCACCTGGACATCAGCAACAACCAGCTGCGAGTCATCCAGCCCTTCTCTGAAGGTTCACCCAATTTGGCACGCCTCAACCTGGCTGGGAACCCCATCTACTGCAACTGCTACCTGCGTCCACTCAG GGAGTGGTCGATCCGGAACAAGGTGAAGCTGATAGGAACATGTGGAGGACCGGCCCATCTGTCGGGGGAAAACCTGGAGGCCGTTCAGCCTCCTGAGCTGCGCTGTCAGAGCCAGGAGGCCATGCTGAAGGCCGAGTTCGAGGAGGCAACCCGGATCACACGACCCACACAAGAACCGGAGAACAAGGTCAAGTGTCCTGCCAAC